In Kordiimonas pumila, a single genomic region encodes these proteins:
- a CDS encoding amidase, translating to MKFSEYIQYDGLGLAELVRKKTVSADELAETARTAINTLNPSLNVVLEVFDDTPDAPDLADGPFKGVPFLIKDVVLHSEGRKCEMGSRLAQGLVAPFDTDLMARFKDAGFNTLGRTAVPEMAFNVATESVLNGPSRNPWDTSLMTGGSSGGAASAVAAGMVPIAHANDGGGSIRIPAACCGLVGLKPTRGRTPIGPEAADGLNGLGIEHVVTRSVRDSAAVLDATEGPASGDPYQISRPTMPYLECVTKAPGNLRIAYSSSTYGGQFVDPEIISSLKKTAVTCASLGHRMEEASPQIDYARFLEATMNIWCANIASWIDQLAVATARKPSLETLETATLACYEHGKRLRASDLLAAFAVMNEVSRTVAPFFEKYDVLLTPTLSLLPQPIGTYNANAAGWTAQSWCEHIFGFGAFTPLYNMTGQPAISLPLHRSNSGLPIGHQFVAPFGREDILFQLSGQLEQALPWHSSYPAFKE from the coding sequence GTGAAATTTTCTGAATATATTCAGTATGATGGCTTAGGTCTCGCGGAACTGGTTCGAAAGAAAACAGTCAGTGCTGACGAGTTGGCAGAAACTGCACGTACCGCCATAAATACGCTCAATCCCTCATTAAATGTGGTTTTGGAGGTGTTTGATGATACGCCAGATGCACCAGATCTGGCAGATGGGCCGTTTAAGGGGGTCCCTTTTCTGATTAAGGATGTGGTTCTGCACAGTGAAGGCCGCAAGTGTGAGATGGGGTCTCGTTTAGCGCAAGGGTTGGTTGCCCCTTTTGATACCGACTTGATGGCGCGGTTCAAAGACGCAGGGTTTAATACATTGGGGCGAACAGCCGTTCCTGAGATGGCGTTTAATGTTGCTACAGAATCAGTGTTAAACGGCCCAAGCCGGAACCCATGGGATACAAGCCTGATGACGGGTGGCTCAAGCGGTGGCGCAGCGTCTGCTGTGGCAGCAGGCATGGTGCCTATTGCGCATGCAAATGACGGTGGTGGTTCAATCCGTATACCCGCCGCATGTTGCGGTTTAGTGGGTTTAAAGCCCACACGGGGGCGTACGCCCATTGGGCCGGAAGCTGCAGACGGCCTTAACGGTCTGGGTATTGAGCATGTTGTAACACGGTCGGTGCGAGATAGTGCGGCCGTACTTGATGCAACGGAAGGGCCAGCAAGCGGTGACCCATACCAGATTTCGCGCCCGACAATGCCATATTTAGAATGTGTTACGAAGGCACCGGGGAACCTAAGAATTGCATATTCCTCTAGCACGTACGGCGGCCAGTTTGTAGACCCTGAAATTATCAGCAGCTTGAAAAAGACGGCTGTTACATGCGCTTCTCTTGGGCACAGGATGGAAGAAGCCAGCCCGCAAATTGATTATGCCCGTTTTTTAGAAGCAACAATGAATATCTGGTGCGCAAACATTGCTAGCTGGATAGACCAACTGGCGGTGGCGACAGCTAGAAAACCGTCACTTGAGACGCTTGAGACTGCAACACTTGCCTGTTACGAGCATGGCAAGCGATTACGTGCATCAGATTTGCTTGCAGCTTTTGCTGTTATGAACGAAGTAAGCCGCACGGTTGCGCCTTTCTTTGAAAAATATGATGTGTTGCTGACACCCACCTTATCTTTGCTGCCGCAGCCTATAGGGACATATAATGCAAATGCCGCCGGCTGGACGGCGCAGTCATGGTGCGAGCACATCTTTGGGTTCGGGGCTTTTACGCCGCTTTATAACATGACAGGGCAGCCCGCAATCTCGTTACCTCTTCATCGTAGCAACAGTGGGTTACCGATTGGCCACCAGTTTGTTGCGCCTTTCGGGCGTGAAGATATTTTGTTTCAGTTATCGGGGCAACTCGAGCAGGCCTTGCCGTGGCACAGCTCATACCCGGCTTTTAAAGAGTAA
- a CDS encoding class II histone deacetylase: MTRKTGLVWHEIYMWHDTGTHAGVLPAGNPIQPGTHAENPETKRRFKNLLEVSGLYDQLVRIDPKPATDEQILRAHTPAYINRLKEESALPKGGDAGMLTPFGPGGFEIAALSAGGVIAAVDAVLDGKADNAYALVRPPGHHAEPDMGKGFCLLANAAIAGLHALEARGLKRIAYVDWDVHHGNGTERVFWEDPRALTISVHQDRNFPPDTGDMTDTGGGEGEDYNINIPLPAGSGVGAYEAVFDRVIIPALRAFKPDMIFVPSGFDAGAHDPLGRMMMHSEGYRSLTHKMRTIAEELCGGRLVMSHEGGYNAPTVPFYGLAVMEELSGIKTAVDDPFMPLFEGMGGQTLQPHQEAVITEACKLVERLK; this comes from the coding sequence ATGACGCGTAAAACAGGGCTTGTCTGGCATGAAATTTATATGTGGCATGATACGGGCACCCATGCAGGTGTTTTGCCTGCGGGGAACCCCATTCAACCGGGCACTCATGCAGAAAACCCTGAAACTAAAAGGCGGTTTAAAAATCTGCTTGAGGTGAGTGGCCTGTATGATCAACTGGTCAGGATAGATCCAAAGCCCGCGACAGACGAGCAAATACTGCGTGCGCATACCCCAGCATATATTAATCGTTTAAAAGAAGAGAGCGCGCTGCCGAAGGGCGGGGACGCTGGCATGCTAACACCTTTTGGGCCTGGCGGGTTTGAGATTGCAGCGCTTTCAGCAGGCGGGGTGATAGCCGCTGTTGATGCTGTGCTCGACGGCAAAGCCGATAATGCCTATGCGCTTGTTAGGCCGCCGGGCCACCACGCCGAACCTGATATGGGCAAAGGCTTTTGCCTTCTGGCTAATGCCGCGATTGCTGGCCTGCATGCGCTGGAAGCACGCGGTCTTAAACGTATTGCCTATGTTGACTGGGATGTTCACCACGGTAATGGAACGGAGCGGGTTTTTTGGGAGGACCCCCGTGCGCTTACCATTTCTGTGCATCAGGACAGGAACTTCCCACCTGATACCGGCGATATGACAGACACGGGCGGCGGTGAGGGCGAAGATTATAATATTAATATCCCACTGCCAGCAGGTAGCGGTGTGGGGGCTTATGAAGCGGTTTTTGACCGGGTGATTATACCTGCGCTGCGCGCTTTTAAACCAGATATGATCTTTGTTCCAAGCGGCTTTGATGCCGGTGCGCACGACCCGCTTGGCCGTATGATGATGCACAGCGAAGGCTACAGATCGCTGACCCACAAGATGCGCACAATCGCAGAAGAACTATGTGGTGGCCGGTTGGTGATGAGCCATGAAGGCGGTTATAATGCGCCTACCGTTCCTTTCTACGGCCTTGCTGTAATGGAAGAGTTGAGCGGCATTAAAACAGCGGTAGATGATCCGTTTATGCCGCTGTTTGAGGGAATGGGAGGCCAGACGCTACAGCCCCACCAAGAGGCAGTTATTACTGAAGCCTGCAAACTTGTGGAGCGTTTAAAATAA
- a CDS encoding TonB-dependent receptor, whose protein sequence is MKTHYKTCRGLLLTTALATTGVIATAPVAAQMVLEEITVTAQKREQGINDVGITVNAFSGDMLDDLGVKSAEDMALVTPGLTITNTAATGVPIYTIRGVGFSDYSTAASSTVGLYFDEVAIPYAVMSRGVLFDMERVEVLKGPQGDLYGRNTTAGQINFISKKPTDEFEAGVAVDYSRFNVLDVETYASGPITSGIQARLSAKVVQSSEGWQQSLTREGDTLGKRDEVAVRGLINFDLSDNAKLLLNMHLIRDKSDNLATTAYDGTDIGLDSTQNLISAGAIPYSLGDNRAADWTPGEYRPRRDNEMKGISARLDWDFEGMSLTSITAYDKFDRSEANDWDGAEIRDSNNINVTDIEVFSQEVRLSSNNDSNLSWIAGVYYSKDDMSEDYNYFMNDSYYSVALGITELDTRYDQTTESIAAFGHVEWQMTDKFKLTVGARYTEEDREWSGCTYDRNGTLAFAANNIITPFLIAPAGLPIPDDVADGACAVYNDIEGSDNYGQYSVFTDDIATNKWMWKATLDYAPTDDLLFYGTISKGFKSGGFNGANANTHSQLVPYGPEDLISYELGMKSTLAEGRLQVNAAFFYYDYQDKQEQDTAVTFVGNISGLTNVPKSKIKGGEVEVRWLATEGLTVDMGAAYLDTEITEWEAVSSTDSVYPTIVTFDASGLELANSPKWQFNSTVTYEWAISSKLMMMVAGDAIYKDSTTGGAQGLAYATEDYFLANARMGISDVDGDWSIKLYGRNIFNKYYYPAAFVGGNGPYVRMAGMPVTYGITASFKF, encoded by the coding sequence ATGAAAACACATTATAAAACCTGCCGCGGGCTATTGCTGACTACAGCTTTGGCAACAACCGGCGTTATAGCAACAGCACCTGTTGCAGCACAGATGGTGCTTGAGGAAATTACGGTAACGGCACAAAAACGCGAACAGGGTATCAACGATGTTGGTATTACGGTTAACGCATTTTCTGGCGACATGCTCGACGACTTAGGCGTGAAATCAGCGGAAGATATGGCGCTTGTTACCCCAGGCCTTACTATTACCAATACGGCGGCAACGGGAGTGCCGATTTACACGATCCGAGGTGTTGGTTTTTCTGATTATTCAACGGCGGCTTCCAGCACAGTTGGTTTGTACTTTGACGAAGTGGCTATTCCTTATGCTGTTATGAGCCGCGGCGTTCTGTTTGATATGGAGCGGGTAGAGGTTTTGAAAGGCCCACAAGGCGACTTGTATGGCCGTAACACGACGGCTGGCCAGATTAATTTTATCAGCAAAAAGCCCACAGATGAATTTGAGGCAGGTGTAGCTGTTGATTATAGCCGCTTTAACGTGCTGGATGTAGAAACATACGCGAGTGGCCCGATCACTAGTGGTATTCAGGCCCGGTTATCTGCAAAGGTTGTTCAGTCAAGTGAAGGATGGCAGCAAAGCCTAACTCGCGAGGGCGATACCCTTGGTAAGCGTGATGAAGTGGCTGTGCGCGGTTTGATCAACTTCGACCTGAGCGACAATGCAAAACTACTTCTAAATATGCATTTGATCCGCGATAAATCCGATAACCTTGCAACAACTGCTTATGACGGCACGGATATAGGGCTGGATTCTACCCAAAACCTCATTAGTGCAGGCGCAATACCTTATTCACTGGGCGATAACCGTGCCGCTGACTGGACACCGGGTGAATATCGCCCACGCCGCGATAATGAGATGAAAGGTATTTCCGCTCGTCTCGATTGGGATTTTGAAGGCATGAGCCTTACCTCAATCACGGCCTATGATAAATTTGATCGGTCAGAGGCTAATGACTGGGATGGAGCTGAAATCCGCGATTCAAACAATATCAATGTTACCGATATTGAAGTTTTCTCTCAGGAAGTTAGGCTTTCATCCAATAACGATTCCAATCTTAGCTGGATTGCAGGGGTCTATTATTCAAAAGATGACATGAGTGAAGACTATAATTACTTCATGAATGATTCATATTATTCAGTTGCCTTAGGGATTACAGAACTAGACACCCGTTATGATCAAACGACTGAATCTATCGCGGCGTTTGGTCATGTTGAATGGCAAATGACTGATAAGTTCAAGCTAACAGTTGGTGCACGCTATACTGAAGAAGACCGTGAGTGGAGCGGTTGTACCTATGACCGTAATGGTACACTAGCTTTTGCCGCGAATAATATTATTACACCGTTCTTGATTGCGCCTGCAGGCCTGCCAATTCCTGATGATGTGGCAGACGGTGCATGTGCTGTTTATAACGATATTGAAGGGTCTGATAATTACGGCCAGTATTCTGTGTTTACAGATGATATTGCTACTAACAAGTGGATGTGGAAGGCAACACTTGATTATGCCCCAACAGATGATCTGTTATTTTACGGTACCATTTCTAAAGGCTTTAAATCGGGTGGCTTTAACGGCGCAAATGCCAATACGCACAGCCAGCTTGTGCCGTACGGCCCAGAAGACCTGATATCATACGAGCTTGGTATGAAGTCAACACTTGCTGAAGGTCGTTTGCAAGTGAATGCAGCTTTCTTCTATTATGATTATCAAGACAAACAGGAGCAGGATACGGCTGTTACTTTTGTAGGCAATATTTCGGGCCTGACAAACGTGCCTAAATCTAAAATTAAGGGCGGTGAAGTTGAGGTGCGCTGGCTTGCGACAGAGGGCCTGACAGTTGATATGGGAGCCGCATATCTGGATACGGAAATTACTGAATGGGAAGCTGTGAGCTCTACGGACAGTGTGTACCCAACAATTGTTACCTTTGATGCTTCTGGCCTTGAGCTTGCGAATTCCCCTAAGTGGCAGTTTAACAGCACGGTTACGTATGAATGGGCGATTTCAAGCAAGCTGATGATGATGGTTGCAGGTGATGCTATTTATAAAGATTCTACCACTGGCGGTGCCCAAGGTTTGGCATACGCAACAGAAGATTATTTCCTTGCTAATGCTCGTATGGGTATCAGTGATGTTGACGGCGATTGGAGCATAAAGCTTTATGGCCGTAATATCTTTAATAAATACTATTACCCAGCAGCGTTTGTTGGTGGTAATGGCCCCTATGTGAGAATGGCGGGAATGCCTGTAACATACGGGATTACAGCATCATTTAAGTTCTAA
- a CDS encoding amidohydrolase: MLYKYTISTNTKYLTKAVLALGLALSAAQTAFADTVDSIVINGEIHTMEAAQPIVQAVAVKDGKFIALGTSADIKKLAGPDTEVHDLMGRVALPGLVDAHSHPTDGAIANLFSCKFEFTATADEIASTLTKCVAENPDAGWIIGGRWDSNFFENNDIESPRKWLDQYAGGKAVYFSDDSGHNGWANTKALELVGVTAETKDPAGGTFVREAGSTVPNGLLLEEAQVVMEAALPDWSESQYIAGVKEMARLANRYGITGIKDANAREPILKAYQAVDQSGALTLRVAALVSTPYGHREVPLDYNRIEKLSSKYASPLVDTRFVKIFDDGVPTVSRTAAMLDPYLPDENFPDNYRGMLHVGEDILVTDVSELEKRGFTVKIHTAGDRSVHVALNAIEKAHAISGRSDLRHELAHAGYMTTDDIKRFKSLNVVADLSPYLWHPSPIIFSIETALGKERADRYWPIKDLLAAGAPVLAGSDWPAAVPSLNPWIGIEAMVTRRDPYGKTPGALWPEQAISLEQALEIFTIDGAKALRKDDVTGSIKVGKSADMIVLDHNIFKTPAEDIAETKVELVLFQGKVVLEK; encoded by the coding sequence ATGTTGTATAAATATACTATATCCACCAATACGAAATATTTGACTAAAGCGGTTTTAGCTTTGGGGTTGGCGCTATCTGCTGCGCAAACAGCTTTTGCTGATACGGTCGATTCTATCGTTATTAACGGCGAAATTCATACAATGGAAGCAGCACAGCCCATTGTACAAGCTGTAGCTGTTAAGGACGGAAAGTTCATAGCGCTTGGTACAAGTGCAGATATTAAAAAGCTGGCGGGGCCAGATACAGAGGTTCATGACCTTATGGGGCGCGTGGCACTACCCGGTTTGGTAGATGCACACAGCCACCCGACAGACGGAGCTATCGCCAACCTGTTTAGTTGCAAGTTTGAATTTACAGCAACCGCAGATGAAATTGCTTCAACACTAACAAAATGTGTTGCAGAAAACCCAGATGCAGGCTGGATTATTGGCGGGCGCTGGGACAGTAACTTCTTTGAAAACAATGATATTGAATCACCGCGCAAATGGCTTGATCAATACGCTGGCGGCAAGGCTGTTTATTTTAGTGACGATTCTGGCCACAACGGATGGGCAAACACCAAGGCCCTTGAACTTGTTGGTGTAACAGCTGAAACGAAAGACCCCGCAGGTGGTACATTTGTGCGCGAGGCAGGTAGTACTGTGCCAAACGGTTTGCTGCTTGAAGAAGCTCAGGTTGTGATGGAAGCCGCCTTACCGGACTGGAGTGAAAGCCAGTATATTGCCGGTGTTAAGGAAATGGCACGCCTTGCTAATAGGTATGGTATTACCGGTATTAAAGATGCGAATGCCCGCGAGCCAATTTTAAAAGCTTATCAGGCAGTTGATCAAAGCGGTGCACTCACCTTGCGTGTGGCAGCGCTTGTTTCAACGCCCTACGGGCACCGTGAAGTGCCCCTTGACTATAACCGTATTGAAAAATTGAGCAGTAAATATGCTTCCCCGCTTGTTGATACACGGTTCGTGAAAATATTTGATGACGGTGTGCCAACTGTATCGCGTACAGCAGCTATGCTGGACCCATACCTGCCAGACGAGAACTTCCCCGACAATTACCGCGGCATGCTGCATGTGGGGGAAGATATTTTGGTAACAGATGTTTCCGAGTTGGAAAAACGCGGTTTCACAGTTAAAATTCATACGGCAGGTGACAGGTCTGTTCATGTGGCCTTGAACGCCATTGAAAAGGCACACGCTATCAGTGGCCGTTCTGATCTGCGGCACGAGCTTGCGCATGCGGGCTATATGACAACAGATGATATCAAGCGGTTTAAGTCTCTGAATGTGGTGGCTGACCTGTCGCCTTATTTGTGGCACCCTTCACCAATTATATTCTCGATTGAAACCGCTCTGGGTAAAGAGCGGGCAGATCGCTACTGGCCTATTAAAGACTTGCTGGCGGCGGGCGCACCTGTGCTTGCTGGATCAGATTGGCCAGCAGCAGTACCATCGCTTAACCCCTGGATTGGTATAGAGGCAATGGTAACCCGGCGCGATCCTTATGGTAAAACACCCGGCGCACTTTGGCCTGAGCAGGCCATTAGCCTAGAACAGGCTCTCGAAATATTCACCATAGACGGCGCTAAAGCACTTCGTAAAGATGATGTGACCGGCTCAATCAAGGTTGGGAAGTCGGCTGACATGATTGTGCTTGACCATAATATTTTCAAAACGCCTGCGGAAGATATAGCCGAAACTAAGGTTGAACTGGTTCTGTTTCAGGGAAAAGTGGTTCTGGAAAAGTAA
- the gabT gene encoding 4-aminobutyrate--2-oxoglutarate transaminase: MTSSNNSDLWARRTAAVPRGVGTIHAKFAAKASNAEIFDVEGKRYIDFGTGIAVCNTGHGDPRITEAVKAQIDNFSHVCFQVNPYESYVELAERLNTLAPGNTPKKTIFLTTGAEAVENAVKVARVATGRPGVIAFKGGFHGRTMMGMALTGKVAPYKAGFGPFPSDVYHVPYPIPYHGITEQISLDALEALFSADIEPSRVAAIILEPVQGEGGFYAASPAFMQAIRALCDKHGILMICDEIQTGFARTGKVFATEYSGVEPDMMTVAKALAGGFPLSGLIGKADIMETVAPGGLGGTYGGSPLGCVAGLKVLDIIEEDKLCNRAVQIGDMFRERLLSIKQSGIAAMGDIRNLGAMIALELVKDGDASKPDADLTRKIVAEAASEGLILLSCGVRGNVIRFLPALTASDAVLHEGLDILERVIKRLV; encoded by the coding sequence ATGACATCCAGTAATAATAGCGATCTATGGGCTCGCCGCACCGCCGCAGTGCCGCGAGGTGTGGGTACTATCCACGCCAAATTTGCAGCAAAAGCCTCTAACGCAGAAATCTTTGATGTTGAAGGCAAGCGTTACATTGACTTTGGTACAGGCATTGCGGTTTGCAACACAGGCCACGGTGACCCACGCATTACAGAAGCGGTGAAAGCGCAAATTGATAATTTTTCCCATGTTTGCTTTCAGGTAAACCCCTATGAAAGCTATGTAGAGCTTGCCGAACGCCTTAACACACTCGCACCCGGTAACACGCCTAAGAAAACCATTTTCCTCACAACCGGCGCGGAAGCAGTTGAAAATGCGGTCAAGGTTGCCCGTGTAGCAACAGGCCGGCCGGGCGTTATTGCTTTCAAAGGTGGTTTTCATGGGCGCACAATGATGGGGATGGCCTTAACTGGTAAAGTTGCACCCTATAAAGCAGGCTTTGGCCCCTTCCCTTCAGATGTGTACCATGTACCGTACCCCATTCCGTACCACGGCATTACCGAGCAAATTTCCCTTGATGCGCTTGAAGCTCTTTTCAGTGCTGATATTGAACCATCCCGTGTTGCAGCTATCATTTTAGAGCCTGTGCAAGGGGAAGGTGGCTTTTATGCTGCAAGTCCAGCCTTTATGCAGGCGATCCGCGCTTTATGCGACAAACACGGCATTCTTATGATCTGCGATGAAATCCAAACCGGTTTTGCCCGCACAGGCAAAGTGTTCGCAACAGAATATAGCGGTGTCGAGCCAGATATGATGACAGTTGCCAAAGCACTGGCCGGCGGCTTTCCGCTCTCGGGGTTGATTGGCAAGGCTGATATTATGGAAACTGTAGCGCCCGGTGGCCTTGGCGGCACATATGGCGGATCACCCCTTGGCTGTGTTGCAGGGCTCAAGGTACTTGATATTATAGAAGAAGACAAACTCTGTAACCGTGCCGTTCAAATTGGTGATATGTTCCGTGAGCGTTTACTATCTATCAAACAGTCTGGTATTGCAGCCATGGGCGACATTCGAAACCTTGGCGCGATGATTGCCCTTGAACTGGTAAAAGACGGCGACGCAAGCAAACCAGATGCAGACCTGACCCGCAAGATAGTGGCAGAGGCCGCAAGTGAAGGGCTTATCCTTCTTTCCTGCGGTGTGCGCGGCAATGTCATACGCTTCCTGCCTGCTTTAACTGCAAGTGATGCTGTTTTACATGAAGGTCTTGATATTTTGGAACGGGTTATCAAGCGCTTGGTTTAA
- a CDS encoding MFS transporter gives MKAGAVYDVNSNSARYSAFLFGVVGVLVFIVQPGLVQGLVSVLGMTEKQAGYIASAEMAGVALTTILISFFVGNINWRKLALLCVAAAVAGDVASIFWLDLQPLMLSRFIAGLGYGGLISISFGAIGLTRETDRNLALYLVWLLSYGAVGLFVMPTAFDMFGLQGLFAFFAFITLISVYFVKYLPASLDSQGVPSERAVDLSKNLKIIAMLGVLSYNLAQGIAWAYLFLIGTSEGVGEQAVANALTISQIMGIAGALLSVMLANKVRRLLPITVGIIGGATSMAILLADFNYTIYMIAVCGFNFLWNMVLPFILAKVGDFDRRGNMMVYAIALQMTGLGLGPYLGTLFIDETGFSNVIIACVGFFLISYILLLIPARARLTILKSNAKISQP, from the coding sequence ATGAAAGCTGGCGCAGTATATGATGTAAACAGCAACTCGGCCCGCTACTCGGCCTTTTTGTTTGGGGTAGTAGGTGTACTTGTTTTCATCGTACAACCCGGCCTTGTTCAAGGGCTTGTTAGTGTGCTGGGCATGACAGAAAAACAAGCTGGTTATATTGCCTCTGCTGAAATGGCAGGTGTCGCGCTCACAACCATTCTGATTTCATTTTTTGTTGGCAACATTAACTGGCGCAAATTAGCCTTACTATGTGTAGCTGCGGCTGTTGCCGGGGATGTTGCTTCTATTTTCTGGCTTGACCTACAGCCCCTTATGCTCTCAAGATTCATTGCCGGGCTTGGCTACGGTGGGCTCATATCTATCAGCTTTGGGGCGATAGGCCTAACACGGGAAACAGACCGCAACCTTGCGCTCTATTTGGTGTGGCTTTTGTCATACGGCGCTGTGGGGCTATTCGTAATGCCTACCGCGTTTGATATGTTCGGGTTGCAAGGCCTCTTTGCGTTCTTTGCCTTTATCACGCTTATATCAGTATACTTTGTTAAATATCTACCTGCATCACTCGATAGCCAAGGGGTACCAAGTGAGAGGGCCGTAGACCTTTCCAAAAACCTGAAAATAATCGCGATGCTTGGTGTGCTGAGTTATAATTTGGCACAAGGTATAGCGTGGGCTTACCTTTTCCTGATTGGCACTTCAGAAGGTGTCGGTGAACAAGCCGTCGCAAATGCGCTAACTATATCGCAGATTATGGGCATCGCCGGGGCGCTATTATCCGTCATGCTTGCCAACAAGGTGCGCCGCCTGCTTCCTATCACTGTTGGTATAATAGGCGGTGCTACCAGCATGGCAATCCTGCTGGCAGACTTTAATTATACCATTTATATGATAGCCGTGTGCGGCTTCAACTTTCTATGGAACATGGTGTTGCCTTTCATCCTTGCAAAAGTAGGCGATTTCGACAGGCGCGGTAATATGATGGTGTATGCTATTGCGCTTCAAATGACAGGCCTTGGCCTTGGGCCTTATCTTGGTACGCTCTTCATTGATGAAACCGGTTTTTCAAATGTTATTATTGCTTGCGTCGGTTTCTTTTTAATCAGCTATATTTTGCTTCTTATCCCCGCGCGGGCCCGGCTTACTATTTTAAAAAGCAACGCTAAAATTTCACAGCCATAA
- a CDS encoding AraC family transcriptional regulator: MKTHAEYVKEPQITTQILKAILDQLLERGISLQKTLDLVGLKWPQIQDPDAKIPLKKYISFYEKAAEQVQDPYLSLHLCLGVGPESIGAVGYLVMSSPTLYEALCSLALYVRAIQDSSEMKVFEEDGLAGISYRITDSDIWPRRQDAEYSIGITYQLIHSYLSGRFELVEIHFEHEKPSKSMALENFFRCPVYYSQPVNAIHFDPKYLQRSSNNADRSLFPILENYVKRSMDNMQLGNQSFLEQLDITLTNHLLEQGATAEKIAVSMGISPATLHRKMRASGISLKDFIDRKRNVLAKNHLLYSDLTIRDIAFKVGFSENAPFTRAFRRWNGIPPEQYRNENASTITSLL; the protein is encoded by the coding sequence ATGAAAACCCATGCCGAGTATGTAAAAGAACCTCAAATCACCACCCAGATTTTGAAAGCTATTCTGGACCAGTTGCTTGAAAGAGGCATTAGCCTGCAAAAGACACTTGACCTAGTCGGCTTGAAATGGCCCCAAATTCAAGACCCTGATGCCAAAATCCCATTAAAAAAATACATAAGCTTCTATGAAAAAGCTGCCGAGCAAGTGCAAGACCCCTATTTATCCCTGCACTTGTGCCTTGGTGTTGGGCCAGAAAGCATTGGCGCTGTGGGGTATCTTGTTATGAGTTCCCCCACACTTTATGAAGCCTTATGCTCCCTTGCCCTTTATGTGCGTGCCATTCAAGATTCTTCAGAAATGAAAGTGTTTGAAGAAGATGGTCTCGCCGGTATCAGTTACCGCATTACCGACAGCGACATATGGCCAAGACGGCAAGATGCAGAATACTCCATTGGTATCACTTACCAGCTTATACACAGTTATTTGTCAGGGCGTTTCGAGCTTGTTGAAATTCACTTTGAACATGAAAAGCCTTCTAAAAGCATGGCATTGGAGAATTTTTTCCGCTGTCCAGTTTACTACTCACAGCCTGTGAACGCTATTCATTTTGACCCAAAATACCTGCAACGGTCTTCCAACAATGCCGACAGAAGCCTGTTTCCTATACTGGAAAACTATGTGAAACGCAGCATGGATAATATGCAGCTTGGCAACCAGTCCTTTCTAGAGCAGCTTGATATAACGCTGACCAACCACTTACTGGAACAAGGCGCAACGGCCGAAAAAATAGCTGTCAGCATGGGCATTTCACCCGCGACCCTACACAGAAAAATGCGTGCATCAGGCATTAGCCTAAAAGACTTTATTGACCGCAAAAGGAATGTTCTTGCTAAAAATCATCTGCTTTATTCTGACTTAACAATAAGGGATATCGCCTTCAAAGTTGGCTTTTCAGAAAATGCCCCCTTCACACGCGCCTTTAGGCGCTGGAATGGCATCCCACCAGAACAGTATAGAAACGAGAATGCTTCAACAATTACCAGCCTACTTTGA